From the Burkholderia mayonis genome, one window contains:
- a CDS encoding MFS transporter — protein sequence MSDKATRIDLLDWRTAPMRAFHLTWMAFFVCFFAWFACAPLMPLIAREFGLSADQVANVNIAAVAATIAVRLVVGPLCDRFGPRRVYAGLLALGAIPVFAVSFSHDYLTFLLCRLGIGAIGASFVITQYHTSVMFAPNVVGTANATAAGWGNAGAGAAQAAMPLLIAAALMLGFGDASAWRAALAAPGVAMLVMAVVYWRCTQDCPQGDFVALRARGVTIDSGKKGGFASFSAACANYRVWMLFVTYGACFGVEVFMHNIAALYYVNHFQLSLKDAGLAAGIFGLLALFARALGGWLSDRVAARRGLDVRATLLFMLIVGEGLGLLGFAHAGSVAIAVAAMVAFGLFTHMACGATYALVPFIDRRALGGVAGIVGAGGNVGAVAAGFLMKGVGDIQQTLTLLGLFVTVSAFCALAVRFSAEHKAREAALRDRALAANGFTN from the coding sequence ATGTCCGACAAAGCCACCCGCATCGACCTTCTCGACTGGCGCACCGCGCCGATGCGCGCCTTTCATCTGACGTGGATGGCGTTCTTCGTGTGTTTCTTCGCGTGGTTCGCGTGCGCGCCGCTGATGCCGCTCATCGCACGCGAATTCGGGCTGAGCGCCGATCAGGTCGCGAACGTCAACATCGCGGCCGTCGCGGCGACGATCGCCGTGCGGCTCGTCGTCGGTCCGCTGTGCGACCGCTTCGGCCCGCGCCGCGTTTATGCGGGGCTGCTCGCGCTCGGCGCGATTCCGGTGTTCGCGGTGTCGTTCTCGCATGACTACCTGACGTTCCTGCTGTGCCGCCTCGGCATCGGCGCGATCGGCGCGAGCTTCGTGATCACGCAGTACCACACGTCGGTGATGTTCGCGCCGAACGTCGTCGGCACCGCGAACGCGACGGCCGCCGGCTGGGGCAACGCGGGCGCGGGCGCCGCGCAGGCCGCGATGCCGCTCCTGATCGCCGCCGCGCTGATGCTCGGGTTCGGCGACGCGTCTGCTTGGCGCGCCGCGCTCGCAGCGCCGGGCGTCGCGATGCTCGTGATGGCGGTCGTCTACTGGCGCTGCACGCAGGATTGCCCGCAGGGCGATTTCGTCGCGCTGCGCGCGCGCGGCGTGACGATCGACAGCGGCAAGAAGGGCGGCTTCGCGAGCTTTTCCGCCGCGTGCGCGAACTACCGCGTGTGGATGCTGTTCGTCACCTATGGCGCGTGCTTCGGCGTCGAGGTGTTCATGCACAACATCGCCGCGCTCTATTACGTCAATCACTTCCAGCTGTCGCTGAAGGACGCGGGCCTCGCCGCCGGCATCTTCGGCCTTCTCGCGCTGTTCGCGCGCGCGCTGGGCGGCTGGCTGTCCGATCGCGTCGCCGCGCGCCGGGGGCTCGACGTGCGCGCGACGCTGCTGTTCATGCTGATCGTCGGCGAGGGGCTCGGGCTCCTGGGGTTCGCGCATGCGGGCAGCGTCGCGATCGCCGTCGCCGCGATGGTCGCGTTCGGTCTCTTCACGCACATGGCGTGCGGCGCGACGTACGCGCTCGTGCCGTTCATCGACCGCCGCGCGCTCGGCGGCGTCGCGGGGATCGTCGGCGCGGGCGGCAATGTCGGCGCGGTCGCGGCCGGCTTCCTGATGAAGGGCGTCGGCGATATCCAACAAACGCTCACGCTGCTAGGCCTATTCGTCACCGTTTCCGCGTTCTGCGCGCTCGCGGTACGGTTCAGCGCCGAGCACAAGGCTCGCGAGGCGGCGCTGCGCGACCGCGCGCTCGCCGCGAACGGCTTCACGAATTAA
- the cobA gene encoding uroporphyrinogen-III C-methyltransferase, whose translation MNTMGKVTLLGAGPGDLDLLTLKAAKALAAADVLLLDDLVNPDIAALAPRARVIRVGKRGGCRSTPQAFIERLMCRHALRGAHVVRAKGGDVLLFGRAGEEIAALRAAGVQYEIVNGISSGFAAAASLGVSLTHRDHCQGVTFVTAHLQDHGEPDWASLAAAGTTLAIYMGMSRIDRIAAGLRSALDAATPAAVVQWAGTPAERRWTGTLGHLASGAAEAGLGSPAVIFVGRAIGEALAIDGAHATLNANARALSGDAHAALHAADRRRIPHAA comes from the coding sequence ATGAACACGATGGGCAAAGTCACGCTGCTCGGCGCCGGCCCCGGCGATCTGGACCTTCTGACGCTCAAGGCCGCGAAGGCGCTCGCGGCCGCCGACGTGCTGCTGCTCGACGATCTCGTCAATCCGGACATCGCCGCGCTCGCGCCGCGCGCGCGCGTGATCCGCGTCGGCAAGCGCGGCGGCTGCCGGTCGACGCCGCAGGCGTTCATCGAGCGGCTGATGTGCCGCCACGCGCTGCGCGGCGCGCACGTCGTGCGCGCCAAGGGCGGCGACGTGCTGCTGTTCGGCCGCGCCGGCGAAGAGATCGCTGCGTTGCGCGCGGCGGGCGTGCAGTATGAGATCGTCAACGGGATCTCGTCGGGCTTCGCGGCCGCGGCGAGCCTCGGCGTGTCGCTCACGCATCGCGATCACTGCCAGGGCGTGACGTTCGTCACCGCGCACCTGCAGGATCACGGCGAGCCCGACTGGGCGAGCCTCGCCGCGGCCGGCACGACGCTCGCGATCTACATGGGAATGAGCCGCATCGACCGGATCGCCGCGGGGCTGCGCTCGGCGCTCGACGCCGCGACGCCCGCCGCCGTCGTCCAGTGGGCGGGCACGCCGGCCGAGCGGCGCTGGACCGGCACGCTCGGGCATCTCGCGTCCGGCGCAGCCGAAGCGGGGCTCGGCAGCCCGGCCGTGATCTTCGTCGGCCGCGCGATCGGCGAAGCGCTCGCGATCGACGGCGCGCACGCGACGCTGAATGCGAATGCGCGCGCGCTTTCGGGCGATGCGCACGCCGCGTTGCACGCGGCCGATCGCCGCCGAATCCCGCACGCGGCCTGA
- a CDS encoding ANTAR domain-containing response regulator produces MGSTDQSSKLRVLLVTDTDKPIGELRDTLARLGYEMLDEVATPARLPAAVEEQRPDVVIIDTESPSRDTLEQLAVMNATAPRPVLMFSHDADQQLIRAAVGAGVSAYLIEGLSAGRLAPILEVALARFSHDEQLRQRLAEVESELADRKLIDRAKRMLMDRRKLSEQDAYATLRRSAMDQGIRIVEAARRLLAAHTQS; encoded by the coding sequence ATGGGATCGACCGACCAATCCTCCAAGCTGCGCGTGCTGCTCGTCACCGACACCGACAAGCCGATCGGCGAGCTGCGCGACACGCTCGCGCGCCTCGGCTACGAGATGCTCGACGAGGTCGCGACGCCCGCGCGGCTGCCCGCGGCCGTCGAGGAGCAGCGGCCGGACGTCGTGATCATCGACACCGAATCGCCGTCGCGCGACACGCTCGAGCAGCTCGCGGTGATGAACGCGACCGCGCCGCGCCCCGTGCTGATGTTCAGCCACGACGCCGACCAGCAGCTGATCCGCGCGGCGGTCGGCGCGGGCGTGAGCGCGTATCTGATCGAGGGTCTGTCCGCCGGGCGGCTCGCGCCGATCCTCGAAGTCGCGCTCGCGCGCTTCTCGCACGACGAGCAGTTGCGCCAGCGGCTCGCCGAAGTCGAGAGCGAGCTCGCCGACCGCAAGCTGATCGACCGCGCGAAGCGCATGCTGATGGACCGCCGCAAGCTGTCCGAACAGGACGCGTACGCGACGCTGCGCCGCAGCGCGATGGATCAGGGCATCCGGATCGTCGAGGCCGCCCGCCGGCTGCTCGCGGCGCACACGCAATCTTGA
- a CDS encoding CmpA/NrtA family ABC transporter substrate-binding protein produces the protein MNTARINTATLDAPERRRLRIGFVALSDAAPLVAAQRLGLGERHGLTLELCRQPSWASIRDKLLSGELDAAHALHGLVYGVQLGIGGPRADMAVLMVLNRNGQAITFSSRLADAYRASGDLKAALATLGRRPVFAQTFPTGTHAMWLYHWLAARGVDPLRDIRSVVIPPPEMVGALAAGELDGLCVGEPWNAVAEARGAGRTVAATSEVWPDHPEKALACRREFVALYPNTARLLVRTLLDACEWLDDSNHRVTAAAWLAEPDAIGVPVGQIAPRLLGDYGAGPFAQPPAPIKFHEHGTVNRPAASDGMWFLSQYRRWGMMSGDVDDAAVAGGIAQTAIYDEAAALAGAKRVD, from the coding sequence ATGAACACAGCGCGCATCAACACAGCGACTCTCGACGCACCGGAACGCCGCCGTCTGCGCATCGGCTTCGTCGCGCTGAGCGACGCCGCGCCGCTCGTCGCCGCGCAGCGGCTCGGGCTCGGCGAACGCCATGGCCTCACGCTCGAGCTGTGCCGGCAGCCGTCGTGGGCGAGCATCCGCGACAAGCTGCTGTCGGGCGAGCTCGACGCCGCGCACGCGCTGCATGGGCTCGTCTACGGCGTGCAGCTCGGCATCGGCGGGCCGCGCGCCGACATGGCGGTGCTGATGGTGCTGAACCGCAACGGCCAGGCGATCACGTTCTCGAGCCGGCTCGCCGACGCCTACCGCGCGTCGGGCGACCTGAAGGCCGCGCTCGCGACGCTCGGCCGGCGCCCCGTGTTCGCGCAGACGTTCCCGACCGGCACGCACGCGATGTGGCTGTATCACTGGCTCGCAGCGCGCGGCGTCGATCCGCTGCGCGACATCCGCAGCGTCGTGATTCCGCCGCCGGAGATGGTCGGCGCGCTCGCGGCAGGCGAGCTCGACGGGCTATGCGTCGGCGAGCCGTGGAACGCGGTCGCCGAGGCGCGCGGCGCGGGCAGGACGGTCGCGGCGACGAGCGAAGTCTGGCCCGATCATCCGGAAAAGGCGCTCGCGTGCCGGCGCGAGTTCGTCGCGCTGTATCCGAACACAGCGCGCCTGCTGGTGCGCACGTTGCTCGATGCGTGCGAATGGCTCGACGACTCGAACCACCGGGTGACGGCGGCCGCATGGCTGGCCGAGCCGGACGCGATCGGCGTGCCGGTCGGGCAGATTGCGCCGCGGCTGCTCGGCGACTACGGCGCGGGGCCGTTTGCGCAGCCGCCTGCGCCGATCAAGTTCCACGAGCACGGAACGGTGAATCGGCCGGCCGCGAGCGATGGGATGTGGTTCCTGTCGCAGTACCGGCGCTGGGGGATGATGAGCGGGGACGTCGACGATGCGGCGGTGGCGGGCGGCATCGCGCAGACGGCGATCTATGACGAGGCGGCGGCGCTGGCGGGGGCGAAGCGCGTCGATTGA
- a CDS encoding nucleobase:cation symporter-2 family protein — MQPAPFAQPASRSADDAESAHDLVYGPDDRPAPMVAIVAALQHLLAILVPIVTPGLLICQALGVPSRDTTLIVSMSLVISGIATFVQCRRFGPLGAGLLIVQGTSFNFVGPLIAGGSLMVKQGTPVETVMAAIFGVVIAGSFVEMGVSRILPFVKRLITPLVTGIVVLLIGLTLIKVGLISMGGGYSAMSKGSFASAENLTLSGLVLGTIILLNRVPVVWVRSTALVIALAIGYLAAAAMGRLDFTGAREAALFQIPTPLHFGLGFSWPLFVPMLIIYLVTSLEAIGDVTATSKISRQPVEGPLWMRRIKGGVLVNGANSLLAGVFNTLPSSVFAQNNGVIQLTGIASRHVGIWIAGMLVLLGLFPSVAGVLQAVPEPVLGGAAMVMFGAVAASGINILAGIRLDRRALLIIAVSLALGLGVSQVPEILTSLPHALKSVLESGVATGGICALVMNWFLPEKQ; from the coding sequence ATGCAACCCGCCCCCTTCGCCCAACCCGCTTCCCGCAGCGCCGACGACGCCGAATCCGCCCACGATCTCGTCTACGGCCCCGACGACCGGCCTGCCCCGATGGTCGCCATCGTCGCCGCCCTGCAACACTTGCTGGCGATCCTGGTGCCGATCGTCACGCCGGGCCTGCTGATCTGCCAGGCCTTGGGCGTGCCCAGTCGCGATACGACGCTGATCGTGTCGATGTCGCTGGTGATCTCAGGCATCGCGACGTTCGTCCAGTGCAGGCGCTTCGGCCCGCTGGGCGCCGGCCTGCTCATCGTCCAGGGCACCAGCTTCAACTTCGTCGGCCCGCTCATCGCCGGTGGCAGCCTGATGGTCAAGCAGGGCACGCCGGTCGAAACCGTGATGGCCGCGATCTTCGGCGTCGTCATCGCCGGCTCCTTCGTCGAGATGGGCGTTTCCCGCATCCTGCCCTTCGTCAAACGCCTCATCACCCCGCTCGTCACCGGCATCGTGGTCCTGCTGATCGGCCTCACCCTCATCAAGGTCGGCCTCATCAGCATGGGCGGCGGCTACAGCGCCATGTCCAAGGGCAGCTTCGCCAGCGCAGAAAACCTGACCCTCTCCGGCCTCGTCTTGGGCACCATCATCCTGCTCAACCGGGTGCCCGTCGTCTGGGTGCGCAGCACCGCGCTCGTCATCGCGCTCGCGATCGGCTATCTCGCGGCCGCCGCCATGGGCCGCCTCGACTTCACCGGCGCGCGCGAAGCCGCGCTGTTCCAGATCCCCACGCCGCTGCACTTCGGCCTGGGCTTCTCATGGCCGCTGTTCGTGCCGATGCTGATCATCTACCTGGTTACTTCGCTCGAAGCCATCGGCGACGTCACCGCCACCAGCAAGATCTCCAGGCAGCCTGTCGAAGGCCCGCTGTGGATGCGGCGCATCAAGGGCGGCGTGCTGGTCAACGGAGCCAACTCGCTGCTGGCCGGCGTCTTCAACACCCTCCCCAGTTCCGTCTTCGCCCAGAACAACGGCGTGATCCAGCTCACCGGCATCGCCAGCCGCCATGTGGGCATCTGGATCGCGGGCATGCTCGTCCTGCTGGGCCTGTTTCCCTCCGTCGCAGGCGTCCTGCAAGCGGTGCCCGAGCCCGTGCTGGGCGGCGCCGCGATGGTGATGTTCGGCGCGGTGGCCGCTTCCGGCATCAACATCCTCGCCGGCATCCGGCTCGACCGCCGCGCACTGCTGATCATCGCCGTCTCCCTGGCGCTCGGCCTCGGCGTGTCCCAAGTGCCGGAGATCCTGACCAGCCTGCCGCACGCGCTCAAGAGCGTGCTGGAATCGGGCGTCGCCACGGGCGGCATCTGCGCGCTCGTGATGAACTGGTTCCTGCCGGAGAAGCAATGA
- a CDS encoding histone deacetylase family protein has protein sequence MLTYFHPDQLKHSPLTYLSRGKMRAPHEVPERAARLVDAAKSLGFDVRPPADFGTAPLAAVHGERYLRFLADAHREWLRIPEDWGPEVMSNVYVREPNPLRGVLAQAARYLADGSCPIGEHTYRAAYWSAQDALAGAAALADGVRDVYALCRPPGHHARREAAGGFCYLNNAAIAAQALRARYARVAILDTDMHHGQGIQELFYDRDDILYVSIHGDPTNFYPAVAGYEEERGTGRGEGCNVNLPMPHGSDESVFFAQLERAKAIVERFAPDVLVFALGFDVYQDDPQSKVAVTTEGFGRLGAIVGALRLPTLIVQEGGYHLDALAQNAAAFFRRYQAAR, from the coding sequence ATGCTGACTTATTTTCATCCGGACCAGTTGAAGCACAGTCCGCTCACCTATCTGTCGCGGGGCAAGATGCGCGCGCCGCACGAAGTGCCCGAACGGGCCGCGCGGCTCGTCGACGCGGCGAAGTCGCTCGGCTTCGACGTGCGCCCACCCGCGGACTTCGGCACGGCGCCGCTTGCGGCGGTGCACGGCGAGCGGTATCTGCGCTTTCTCGCCGACGCGCACCGTGAGTGGCTGCGCATCCCGGAGGACTGGGGGCCCGAGGTGATGTCGAACGTCTACGTGCGCGAGCCGAATCCGCTGCGCGGCGTGCTCGCGCAGGCGGCGCGCTATCTCGCGGACGGCAGCTGCCCGATCGGCGAGCACACGTATCGGGCCGCGTACTGGTCCGCGCAGGACGCGCTGGCCGGCGCGGCCGCGCTCGCCGACGGCGTGCGCGACGTATACGCGCTCTGCCGCCCGCCCGGCCATCATGCGCGCCGCGAGGCCGCAGGCGGCTTCTGCTATCTGAACAATGCGGCGATCGCCGCGCAGGCGCTGCGCGCCCGCTACGCGCGCGTCGCGATCCTCGATACCGACATGCATCACGGTCAGGGCATCCAGGAGCTGTTCTACGACCGCGACGACATACTGTACGTGTCGATTCACGGCGATCCGACGAACTTCTATCCGGCCGTCGCCGGCTACGAGGAGGAGCGCGGCACGGGGCGGGGCGAGGGCTGCAACGTGAATCTGCCGATGCCGCACGGCTCGGACGAATCGGTGTTCTTCGCGCAGCTCGAGCGCGCGAAGGCGATCGTCGAGCGTTTCGCGCCCGACGTGCTGGTGTTCGCGCTCGGCTTCGACGTGTACCAGGACGATCCGCAGTCGAAGGTCGCGGTGACGACGGAAGGCTTCGGCCGGCTCGGCGCGATCGTCGGCGCGTTGCGTTTGCCGACGCTGATCGTGCAGGAGGGCGGCTATCACCTCGATGCGCTCGCACAGAACGCAGCGGCGTTTTTTCGGCGTTATCAGGCGGCGCGCTGA
- a CDS encoding Zn-dependent hydrolase yields MWQIDGMRLWDSLMALAQIGGTARGGVRRLALTDADRRGRERFAQWCGDAGMTVRVDAIGNLFARRAGADDAHPAVLIGSHLDTQPEGGRFDGAYGVLAGLELVRTLNDRGIVTDKPLELVSWTNEEGARFTPAMLGSAVFSGAMSLDAALAARDADGVALADALDACGYRDPLRAAWARGQHASCDPEQVRAMLRERVDAYFEAHIEQGPVLERRGKTIGVVTGGQAIRWLDATVTGVAAHAGTTPMPYRKDALFASAEIALALEALVARHAPDALATIGQSTVENASRNTIAERVVFSVDLRHPDDARLDAIERELRDACAQIAARRGVTVDVGTHWSSPATPFDPACIALVETAAQRCGYTHARIVSGAGHDAIHLARCVPTAMVFIPCVDGLSHNAAERALPEHVAAGANVLLGAVLARAGVHEQPAHAHAAEIASQPH; encoded by the coding sequence ATGTGGCAAATCGACGGTATGCGACTCTGGGACAGTTTGATGGCGCTCGCGCAAATCGGCGGCACCGCGCGGGGCGGCGTGCGTCGGCTCGCGCTGACCGATGCCGATCGGCGCGGCCGCGAGCGCTTCGCGCAATGGTGCGGCGACGCCGGGATGACGGTGCGCGTCGATGCGATCGGCAATCTTTTCGCGCGGCGCGCCGGTGCGGATGACGCGCATCCGGCCGTGCTGATCGGCAGCCATCTCGACACGCAGCCCGAAGGCGGGCGCTTCGACGGCGCGTACGGCGTGCTCGCCGGGCTCGAGCTCGTGCGCACGCTGAACGACCGCGGGATCGTCACCGACAAGCCGCTCGAGCTCGTGTCGTGGACCAACGAGGAGGGGGCGCGCTTCACGCCGGCGATGCTCGGCTCGGCGGTGTTTTCGGGCGCGATGTCGCTGGATGCGGCGCTCGCGGCGCGCGATGCCGACGGCGTCGCGCTGGCCGACGCGCTCGATGCGTGCGGATATCGCGATCCGCTGCGCGCGGCCTGGGCGCGCGGCCAGCATGCGTCGTGCGATCCGGAGCAGGTGCGCGCGATGCTGCGCGAGCGCGTCGACGCATACTTCGAAGCGCACATCGAGCAGGGCCCGGTGCTCGAGCGGCGCGGCAAGACGATCGGCGTCGTGACGGGCGGGCAGGCGATCCGCTGGCTCGACGCGACCGTGACGGGCGTCGCCGCGCACGCGGGCACGACGCCGATGCCGTATCGGAAGGACGCGCTGTTCGCGAGCGCCGAGATCGCGCTCGCGCTCGAAGCGCTCGTCGCGCGCCACGCGCCGGATGCGCTCGCGACGATCGGGCAGAGCACGGTCGAGAACGCGTCGCGCAACACGATCGCGGAGCGTGTCGTGTTCAGCGTCGATCTTCGTCATCCGGACGATGCGCGGCTCGACGCGATCGAGCGCGAACTGCGCGACGCGTGCGCGCAAATCGCCGCACGCCGCGGCGTGACGGTCGACGTCGGCACGCATTGGTCGAGTCCCGCGACGCCGTTCGACCCCGCATGCATCGCGCTCGTCGAGACGGCCGCGCAGCGCTGCGGCTACACGCACGCGCGGATCGTGAGCGGCGCGGGGCACGACGCGATCCACCTCGCCCGCTGCGTGCCGACCGCGATGGTGTTCATCCCGTGCGTCGACGGGCTGTCGCACAACGCGGCCGAGCGCGCGCTGCCCGAGCATGTCGCGGCGGGCGCGAACGTGCTGCTCGGCGCGGTGCTCGCGCGCGCCGGCGTGCACGAGCAACCGGCGCACGCTCACGCCGCCGAAATCGCGTCGCAACCGCATTGA
- a CDS encoding MFS transporter, translated as MDRGIPSNLPARQPRRAAGAAFVGTMIEWYDFYIYANAAALVFGELYFPSRDPFTSTMASFATFAVGFFARPVGGLFFGHLGDRIGRKKALMTTLVMMGVATVCVGLLPSYERVGMLAPVLLVLLRIVQGVAVGGEWGGAVLMAGEHAPHGRRTFFASFAQLGSPAGLILSLVAFRAVTLMEHDAFMSWGWRLPFLASIVLLAVGVFVRLKVDESPEFIHEKAMARTVARPIAEVLRSSRAMVLFCICANTIGIAGLYFTNTFMIAFTTQHVGVTKSLILDCLFIVAIIQFVSQPIAAWLGGKLGDARFLKLAALFAMASPYPMFMLVQTGRLVPMVIGIALATVFLAGFYSVIAGFVSGAFPTRVRYSAISISYQMCGAIAGGLTPLAGTWLAHRFVGQWWPLAVFYTCLAALSLLGVIALDARRHQRADVADAVLTR; from the coding sequence TTGGACCGGGGCATCCCATCGAACCTGCCGGCGCGCCAGCCGCGCCGCGCGGCCGGCGCCGCATTCGTCGGCACGATGATCGAGTGGTACGACTTCTACATTTACGCGAACGCGGCCGCGCTCGTATTCGGCGAGCTGTATTTCCCGTCGCGCGATCCGTTCACGAGCACGATGGCGTCGTTCGCGACGTTCGCGGTCGGCTTTTTCGCGCGGCCGGTCGGCGGACTGTTCTTCGGCCATCTCGGCGATCGGATCGGGCGCAAGAAGGCGCTGATGACGACGCTCGTGATGATGGGCGTCGCGACCGTCTGCGTCGGCCTCTTGCCGAGCTACGAGCGCGTCGGCATGCTCGCGCCCGTGCTGCTCGTGCTGCTGCGGATCGTGCAGGGCGTCGCGGTCGGCGGCGAGTGGGGCGGCGCGGTGCTGATGGCGGGCGAGCACGCGCCGCACGGGCGGCGCACGTTCTTCGCGTCGTTCGCGCAGCTCGGCAGTCCGGCGGGGCTCATCCTGTCGCTCGTCGCGTTTCGCGCGGTCACCTTGATGGAGCACGATGCGTTCATGTCGTGGGGCTGGCGTCTGCCGTTTCTCGCCAGCATCGTGCTGCTCGCGGTCGGCGTGTTCGTTCGGCTGAAGGTCGACGAGTCGCCCGAGTTCATTCACGAGAAGGCGATGGCGCGCACCGTCGCGCGGCCGATCGCCGAGGTGTTGCGCTCGTCGCGCGCGATGGTGCTGTTCTGCATCTGCGCGAACACGATCGGCATCGCCGGGCTGTATTTCACGAACACGTTCATGATCGCGTTCACGACGCAGCACGTCGGCGTGACGAAATCGCTGATCCTCGATTGCCTGTTCATCGTCGCGATCATCCAGTTCGTGTCGCAGCCGATCGCCGCGTGGCTCGGCGGCAAGCTCGGCGACGCGCGGTTTCTCAAGCTCGCCGCGCTTTTCGCGATGGCGTCGCCGTATCCGATGTTCATGCTCGTGCAGACGGGACGCCTCGTGCCGATGGTGATCGGCATCGCGCTCGCGACCGTGTTCCTCGCCGGCTTCTATTCGGTGATCGCGGGTTTCGTGAGCGGCGCGTTTCCGACGCGCGTCCGCTATTCGGCGATCTCGATCTCGTACCAGATGTGCGGCGCGATCGCGGGCGGCCTGACGCCCCTCGCCGGCACGTGGCTCGCGCATCGGTTCGTCGGGCAATGGTGGCCGCTCGCGGTGTTCTATACGTGCCTTGCGGCGTTGTCGCTGCTCGGTGTGATCGCGCTCGACGCGCGCAGGCATCAGCGGGCCGACGTCGCCGACGCCGTGCTCACGCGCTGA
- a CDS encoding LysR family transcriptional regulator, translating into MDRLDWNLLRTYLAIMQERSISRAAARLHLTQPAVSQALKRLEDSLGRTLIQRRGAQFLPTRAGEEVYRIAADIYGHMSRLDNELDDRGGELTGSVRLLCVSRVESPVYDEFLAEFRRTYPRVDLHIEVMRSADILSSLLQKTATCGLALCRTPVDKIELRSFLRQRYAMFCGRHHRLFGRQALKIEDLLAENFVSFTSDQIGDALAPLTVFRDQRGFTGRIVATSASLDEIRRLVFAGYGIGCLPEHIVRDDLARQRLWRLPPEEGLLDVEIFLMWNRERRMNAAENVFIEAFQCYVQRHPMAERLGMLH; encoded by the coding sequence ATGGACCGCCTCGATTGGAATCTATTGCGAACGTATCTGGCGATCATGCAGGAGCGCAGCATCAGCCGCGCGGCCGCGCGGCTGCACCTGACGCAGCCGGCCGTGAGCCAGGCGCTCAAGCGGCTCGAGGATTCGCTCGGCCGCACGCTGATCCAGCGGCGCGGCGCGCAGTTCCTGCCGACGCGCGCGGGCGAAGAGGTCTACCGGATCGCAGCCGACATCTACGGCCACATGTCGCGGCTCGACAACGAGCTCGACGACCGCGGCGGCGAACTGACCGGATCGGTGCGCCTGCTGTGCGTGAGCCGCGTCGAATCGCCCGTCTACGACGAGTTTCTCGCCGAATTTCGCCGCACCTATCCGCGCGTCGATCTGCATATCGAAGTCATGCGTTCGGCGGATATTCTTTCTTCTTTATTGCAAAAAACAGCGACTTGCGGGCTCGCATTATGTCGAACGCCGGTCGATAAAATCGAATTACGCAGTTTTTTGCGACAACGCTATGCAATGTTTTGCGGACGTCACCACCGCTTATTCGGTCGGCAGGCGTTGAAAATCGAAGATCTGCTCGCCGAGAATTTCGTTTCGTTCACCAGCGACCAGATCGGCGACGCGCTCGCGCCGCTCACCGTGTTTCGCGATCAGCGCGGCTTCACTGGGCGAATCGTCGCGACGTCGGCGAGTCTCGACGAAATCCGCCGCCTCGTGTTCGCGGGCTATGGAATCGGCTGCCTGCCCGAGCACATCGTGCGCGACGACCTCGCGCGGCAGCGGCTCTGGCGGCTGCCGCCGGAGGAAGGCCTGCTCGATGTCGAGATCTTTCTGATGTGGAACCGCGAGCGCCGGATGAACGCGGCCGAGAACGTGTTCATCGAGGCG